The Blautia pseudococcoides genome segment GAGGTCCGGCGTAGTGTATAGACACTTGCACCGCCTGCCGTTTAGCGCGGCGCTATAAGTACACAAAATAATTACGGATTGTAAAGTATCATATGCAAAAGTGCTGTCTCATTTCCAACGTTCCTATATGAATGCACAGTATCAGCTCTAAACCGTATACTCTCACCTTTATTAACGGTAAAATGTTGACCATCTGCGTTAATTTCAATACACCCCGCAAATATTGTAATAAATTCCGTAGTTCCTTTTAGGTGAGACTCTGATTCCCAATAACTTTCCTCGTCTAATTCCAGATAGTAGACTGCAAATCTACGGTTTTCATCATCCGGAAAGATAGAATAGTTTTTGACCCTCCCCCCATCTTCTAGTAACGGTTGTAATTCATAAGTTTTTACAATTTCATAAGGACTTTTTGGACGAAGTGTTAGAGCGTCAAAAGGTACTTTCATACCATTTGAGAGTTTCCAGAGTGTAGATATAGTTGGATTTCCCTCCCCACGTTC includes the following:
- a CDS encoding helix-turn-helix domain-containing protein; amino-acid sequence: MDPMNLIIAKNIRRLREENKLSMDELSRLSGVSKSMLAQIERGEGNPTISTLWKLSNGMKVPFDALTLRPKSPYEIVKTYELQPLLEDGGRVKNYSIFPDDENRRFAVYYLELDEESYWESESHLKGTTEFITIFAGCIEINADGQHFTVNKGESIRFRADTVHSYRNVGNETALLHMILYNP